In Janthinobacterium sp. J1-1, a single genomic region encodes these proteins:
- a CDS encoding L-serine ammonia-lyase codes for MDMSVFDLFKIGIGPSSSHTVGPMVAARRFLVEYGALDDVIGVEAALYGSLALTGVGHATDKAVILGLMGETPQDVAPDAVDAKLAAIESAGSIHLLGIHPVPFTAATCLLWHKSESLPEHPNGMRFTLKLADGTRVDKVYYSIGGGFIREAGEVPVPAAPGAQPVFPFDTMEQLLAHGVASGLSIPEMLRANEGVRRSETELNEGLDRIWHVMRDCIAHGLETTGKLPGGLDVKRRAAKLWRQAQDAKASDNRANDLPHDAVHLVSLYAMAVNEENAAGGRVVTAPTNGAAGIIPAVLRYYAEDCRPSDPVGGVRRFMLTAAAIGMLCKRNASISGAEVGCQGEVGVACAMAAAGLVAALGGTNEQIENAAEIGIEHHLGMTCDPIGGLVQIPCIERNGMGAVKAITAASLALNGDGTHFVSLDEVIETMRQTGADMQDKYKETSLGGLAVHVITVNHAAC; via the coding sequence ATGGATATGAGCGTATTTGACCTGTTCAAGATCGGCATCGGGCCGTCGAGTTCCCACACGGTGGGGCCGATGGTGGCGGCGCGGCGTTTTCTGGTTGAATACGGTGCTCTGGATGACGTCATCGGCGTGGAAGCGGCCCTGTATGGCTCGCTGGCGCTGACCGGCGTCGGCCACGCCACCGACAAGGCCGTGATCCTTGGCCTGATGGGGGAAACGCCGCAGGACGTGGCGCCCGATGCGGTCGACGCCAAGCTGGCGGCCATCGAGTCGGCAGGCAGCATCCATTTGCTTGGCATTCATCCCGTGCCGTTTACGGCCGCGACCTGCCTGCTGTGGCACAAGAGCGAGTCCTTGCCCGAACATCCGAACGGCATGCGCTTTACCTTGAAGCTGGCCGATGGCACGCGCGTCGACAAGGTGTATTACTCGATCGGCGGCGGCTTTATTCGCGAGGCGGGCGAAGTGCCGGTGCCGGCGGCGCCTGGCGCGCAACCGGTGTTCCCCTTCGATACGATGGAGCAGTTGCTGGCGCATGGCGTGGCCAGCGGCCTGTCGATCCCCGAGATGCTGCGCGCGAACGAGGGAGTGCGGCGCAGCGAAACCGAATTGAACGAAGGCCTGGACCGCATCTGGCACGTGATGCGCGACTGTATCGCGCACGGCCTGGAGACCACCGGCAAGCTGCCGGGCGGCCTGGATGTGAAACGCCGCGCCGCCAAGCTGTGGCGCCAGGCGCAGGACGCGAAAGCGTCCGACAACCGCGCCAACGACCTGCCGCACGACGCCGTGCACCTGGTCAGCCTGTATGCGATGGCCGTCAACGAGGAAAACGCGGCCGGCGGACGCGTGGTGACGGCACCCACCAATGGCGCGGCCGGCATCATTCCCGCCGTGCTGCGCTACTACGCCGAGGATTGCCGCCCCAGCGATCCGGTCGGCGGCGTGCGCCGCTTCATGCTGACGGCCGCCGCCATCGGCATGCTGTGCAAGCGCAATGCCTCGATCTCGGGCGCCGAAGTGGGCTGCCAGGGCGAAGTGGGCGTGGCCTGCGCGATGGCGGCGGCCGGCCTGGTGGCGGCCCTGGGCGGCACGAACGAACAGATCGAGAACGCGGCCGAAATCGGCATCGAGCACCACCTGGGCATGACCTGTGACCCGATCGGCGGCCTGGTGCAGATCCCCTGCATCGAACGCAACGGCATGGGCGCCGTGAAAGCCATCACCGCCGCCTCGCTGGCCCTGAACGGCGACGGCACCCATTTCGTCAGCCTCGACGAAGTGATCGAAACCATGCGCCAGACCGGCGCGGACATGCAGGACAAATACAAGGAAACGTCGCTGGGCGGCTTGGCCGTGCACGTCATCACCGTCAATCACGCGGCTTGCTGA
- a CDS encoding AAA family ATPase, whose protein sequence is MPISKKPYLQSAALRPDAVVDLERYPFTIPAIRDFVQMDFHRDVTFFVGENGSGKSTMLEALAVALGFGKDGGTRSVRITAVSDQVSGLHEHLRLSKSYKKPDDSYFLRAESFFNVASYMDEMPAEYLTSYGGKSLHAQSHGEAFMATMLNKLRGKGLYLLDEPEAALSPSRQLAALSVIHQLVEDDSQLIIATHSPILLAYPHARIYMFTGGGIHEVAYEDTEHYAVTRDFLNNYPRRLEQLFEDE, encoded by the coding sequence ATGCCGATCAGCAAAAAGCCCTATCTGCAAAGCGCCGCGCTGCGGCCCGATGCCGTGGTCGACCTGGAACGCTACCCGTTCACCATTCCGGCCATCCGCGATTTCGTGCAGATGGATTTCCATCGCGACGTGACGTTTTTCGTCGGCGAGAACGGCAGCGGCAAGTCGACCATGCTCGAAGCGCTGGCCGTGGCGCTGGGCTTCGGCAAGGATGGCGGCACGCGCAGCGTGCGCATCACGGCCGTATCGGACCAGGTCTCGGGCCTGCACGAACACCTGCGCCTGAGCAAGAGCTACAAGAAGCCGGACGACAGTTACTTCCTGCGCGCCGAGAGCTTCTTCAACGTCGCCAGCTACATGGACGAGATGCCTGCCGAATATTTGACCAGCTACGGTGGCAAGTCGCTGCACGCCCAGTCGCACGGCGAAGCCTTCATGGCCACCATGCTCAACAAGCTGCGGGGAAAAGGTTTGTATTTGCTGGACGAACCGGAAGCGGCCCTGTCACCGAGCCGCCAGTTGGCGGCGCTGTCGGTGATCCACCAGCTGGTGGAAGACGACTCGCAGCTGATCATCGCCACCCACTCGCCTATCCTGCTGGCCTACCCGCATGCCAGGATCTACATGTTTACGGGCGGCGGCATCCACGAGGTGGCGTATGAGGACACCGAGCACTATGCGGTGACGCGCGATTTCCTGAACAACTATCCGCGACGGCTGGAGCAATTGTTCGAGGACGAATGA